One region of Deinococcus koreensis genomic DNA includes:
- a CDS encoding ATP-binding cassette domain-containing protein: protein MGADPAGAGVNAGPGLALRVEGVSRSFGGVRALREVSLDVPAGARHAVIGPNGAGKSTLFRVVSGEAPPSAGAVSLDGRTITGLSPGRLAALGLARSFQTSSLFPQESVLDNVVLAALAGLPGRRQLWRPLSGQTEAIRRAQEALAGMGLAGRAFESAATLSHGEMRQLELAMVLAQRPRLLLLDEPLAGLSAPERERVANLILNLPRDLTLVLIEHDLAFCLRFADRITVLSGGEEVATGTPDEIRASAAVQAVYVGAALERPGRPSAPARPAPLLRVGGLGAAYGRATALQGVSLEVGPGEVLAVLGRNGMGKTTLLTTLMGWRPAVHGTVTLAGQDVTALGPAERSRAGMALVPQGRRMLAGLSVDEELRLAARPGRWTLPHVYETFPRLHERRFSLSTTLSGGEQQMVAIGRALLQNPAVLLLDEPTEGLSPQLVGVVQGVLLQLRGAGETVLLAEQNLDLALAVADRVCVLDHGALAWAGDAAHLAGNRALVLELLGV from the coding sequence GTGGGCGCTGACCCGGCGGGGGCGGGCGTGAACGCCGGGCCGGGGCTCGCCCTGCGGGTGGAAGGGGTCAGCCGGAGTTTCGGCGGGGTGCGGGCGCTGCGGGAGGTGAGCCTGGACGTGCCGGCCGGCGCGCGTCACGCGGTCATCGGGCCCAACGGGGCGGGCAAGAGCACCCTCTTCCGGGTGGTCAGCGGCGAGGCGCCGCCCAGCGCGGGCGCAGTGAGCCTGGACGGGCGCACGATCACCGGCCTCTCGCCGGGCCGGCTGGCGGCGCTGGGGCTGGCCCGCTCCTTCCAGACCAGCAGCCTGTTCCCGCAGGAAAGCGTGCTGGACAACGTGGTGCTCGCCGCGCTGGCGGGGCTGCCGGGACGGCGGCAGCTCTGGCGGCCTCTGTCGGGCCAGACGGAGGCGATCCGGCGGGCCCAGGAGGCGCTGGCGGGCATGGGCCTCGCCGGGCGGGCCTTTGAAAGCGCCGCCACCCTCTCGCACGGCGAGATGCGCCAGCTGGAACTGGCGATGGTGCTGGCGCAGCGCCCCCGCCTGCTGCTGCTGGACGAGCCGCTGGCGGGCCTCTCGGCGCCCGAGCGGGAGCGGGTGGCGAACCTGATCCTGAACCTGCCGCGCGACCTGACCCTGGTGCTGATCGAGCACGACCTAGCCTTCTGCCTGCGCTTCGCCGACCGGATCACGGTGCTCAGCGGCGGCGAGGAGGTCGCCACCGGCACCCCGGACGAGATCCGCGCCAGCGCAGCGGTGCAGGCCGTGTATGTGGGCGCCGCCCTGGAACGCCCGGGTCGCCCGTCCGCGCCCGCCCGCCCGGCGCCCCTCCTGCGGGTGGGGGGGCTGGGCGCCGCCTACGGCCGCGCCACCGCGCTGCAGGGCGTGTCGCTGGAGGTCGGCCCCGGCGAGGTGCTGGCGGTGCTGGGCCGCAACGGCATGGGCAAGACGACCCTGCTCACCACCCTGATGGGCTGGCGCCCTGCTGTCCACGGCACGGTCACGCTGGCCGGCCAGGACGTCACGGCGCTGGGGCCCGCGGAGCGCAGCCGCGCCGGGATGGCGCTGGTGCCGCAGGGGCGCCGGATGCTGGCCGGGCTGAGCGTGGACGAGGAGCTGCGTCTCGCGGCCCGGCCCGGCCGCTGGACGCTGCCACACGTCTACGAGACCTTTCCCCGCCTGCACGAGCGCCGGTTCAGCCTGAGCACTACCCTCTCGGGCGGGGAGCAGCAGATGGTGGCGATCGGCCGGGCGCTGTTGCAGAACCCGGCAGTGCTACTGCTCGACGAACCCACCGAGGGCCTCAGCCCACAGCTGGTCGGCGTGGTGCAAGGCGTGCTGCTGCAGCTGCGAGGCGCCGGCGAGACCGTCCTGCTGGC
- a CDS encoding branched-chain amino acid ABC transporter permease produces MKTARPLLIGGVALALLLPALLGGYPLYLATEALCWAIAAAALDLLVGYLGLTPLGHIAMWGLGAYAAALMMRAGLPLPAALPLSALVATLYSALTAPLALRAGGIFFTLVTLAFAQMLQVLADRWTAVTGGTDGLNVQSGLSEPGLYLLTLGAAALSLLVLTQLVRSPFGRVLEAIRQNEPRARALGYPVFAYRYGAVLIASAFIGLAGALGAAHRGIVTPGDLAWLQSAVLLIMVLLGGARTLWGPVLGAALYIGLQAAVSSRTDLWAGLVGLLLLALVLGGRGGLWALTRRGRA; encoded by the coding sequence GTGAAGACGGCGCGCCCACTGCTGATCGGGGGGGTGGCCCTGGCCCTGCTGCTGCCCGCGCTGCTGGGCGGCTACCCGCTGTACCTGGCGACCGAGGCGCTGTGCTGGGCCATCGCCGCCGCCGCGCTGGATCTGCTGGTCGGCTACCTGGGCCTGACCCCGCTGGGCCACATCGCGATGTGGGGACTCGGTGCCTACGCCGCGGCGCTGATGATGCGGGCAGGGCTACCACTGCCGGCCGCGCTGCCCCTGAGCGCCCTGGTCGCCACGCTCTACTCGGCCCTCACGGCGCCGCTGGCGCTGCGGGCGGGCGGCATCTTCTTCACCCTGGTCACGCTGGCCTTCGCCCAGATGCTGCAGGTGCTGGCCGACCGCTGGACGGCCGTGACCGGCGGCACCGACGGCCTGAATGTCCAGAGCGGCCTGAGCGAGCCGGGCCTGTACCTGCTCACGCTGGGCGCCGCCGCGCTGAGCCTGCTCGTCCTGACCCAGCTGGTGCGCTCGCCCTTCGGCCGCGTGCTGGAGGCCATCCGGCAGAACGAGCCGCGCGCCCGCGCGCTGGGTTACCCGGTCTTCGCGTACCGCTACGGCGCGGTGCTGATCGCCTCGGCGTTCATCGGGCTGGCGGGCGCGCTGGGCGCCGCCCACCGCGGCATCGTGACCCCCGGCGACCTGGCGTGGCTGCAGAGCGCCGTGCTGCTGATCATGGTGCTGCTGGGCGGCGCCCGGACGCTCTGGGGGCCGGTGCTGGGCGCCGCGCTGTATATCGGCCTGCAGGCGGCCGTCAGTTCGCGCACCGACCTGTGGGCCGGGCTGGTGGGCCTGCTGCTGCTGGCGCTGGTGCTGGGCGGGCGCGGCGGCCTGTGGGCGCTGACCCGGCGGGGGCGGGCGTGA